In Indicator indicator isolate 239-I01 chromosome 16, UM_Iind_1.1, whole genome shotgun sequence, one genomic interval encodes:
- the LOC128972285 gene encoding CDC42 small effector protein 2-B-like: protein MTEFLVCFNWCNGEQPQPKRHRRLDRNMIGEPMNFVHTAHVGAREMSGDYSSAVSIQDHMKSKGGYTNGTPAAVEI from the exons ATGACTGAATTCCTGGTTTGTTTTAATTGGTGCAATGGTGAACAGCCCCAGCCG AAGAGGCATCGGAGACTGGACCGGAATATGATAGGAGAACCAATGAACTTTGTACACACTGCGCATGTTGGGGCAAGAGAGATGAGTGGTGATTATTCATCA gctgTATCAATTCAGGACCACATGAAGTCTAAAGGTGGCTACACAAATGGCACTCCTGCAGCTGTTGAGATATAG
- the SPPL2A gene encoding signal peptide peptidase-like 2A → MRAAGLLQAALWGLLLAPVTADEGILHATGSGVPPVTKDYCIIYNSNWISLPKSLDNATLMALENLTSTVLCSSSEVPSGLMKDKAVAVMRGNCTFLEKARIAQNSGAKMLLIASKTRLSAISDNKTDFEDVTLPVALIRYNDIVDMQLVLGNEVNVTLYSPPLPEFDGSMVVIFLIAVFTVALGGYWSGVAELENLKAVASPGERETRRKKEENVTFTPLTVILFVVICCVMLLLLYFFYKWLVYVIISVFCLASAMSLYNCLAALVGEIPFGQCRISCCNRSIEMRLIFLAAFCIAAAAVWAVFRNEDRWAWILQDILGVAFCLNFIKTLKMPNFKSCVILLGLLLLYDVFFVFITPFITKNGASIMVEVAAGPFGNSEKLPVVIRVPRLEYSASTLCDMPFSLLGFGDIIVPGLLVAYCRRFDVQTSSSSVYYISCTIAYAFGMVLTFIVLALMKMGQPALLYLVPCTLITSSLVAWRRKEMKKFWKGNSYQVSDSSRTPLLQDDGTPGLHRT, encoded by the exons ATGAGAGCGGCCGGGCTGCTGCAGGCCGCGCTGTGGGGCCTGCTGCTTGCGCCG GTAACTGCAGATGAGGGGATCCTACATGCTACAGGAAGTGGTGTACCTCCAGTGACAAAGGATTACTGCATAATTTACAATTCTAATTGGATATCTCTTCCAAAGAGCCTAGACAATGCT ACTTTAATGGCTTTGGAAAACCTGACTTCTACAGTGCTCTGCAGTTCTTCTGAAGTTCCTTCTGGCTTAATGAAGGACAAAGCAGTTGCTGTGATGAGAGGAAACTGCACTTTTTTGGAGAAAGCAAGAATTGCACAAAATTCAGGTGCTAAAATGTTGTTGATTGCCAGTAAAACCAGGCTG TCTGCTATTTCAGATAACAAGACTGATTTTGAAGATGTGACTCTACCAGTTGCTCTTATAAGATATAATGACATAGTAGATATGCAGCTG GTGCTTGGAAATGAAGTAAATGTGACTCTGTATTCACCACCTTTGCCAGAGTTTGATGGCAGTATGGTTGTCATCTTCCTAATTGCTGTGTTTACAGTGGCACTTGGAGGCTACTGGAGTGGAGTAGCAGAACT TGAGAATTTGAAAGCTGTAGCAAGTCCTGGGGAGAGAGAAACAAGgcggaagaaagaagaaaatgtcacTTTCACCCCTCTAACAGTTATCTTATTTGTTGTCATCTGTTGTGTGATGCTGCTCTTACTTTATTTCTTCTACAAATGGCTAG TGTATGTTATAATATCAGTCTTCTGCTTGGCATCTGCAATGAGTCTATACAACTGTCTTGCAGCACTAGTAGGAGAAATACCGTTTGGGCAGTGCAG gatttcATGTTGCAACAGAAGCATTGAAATGAGGcttatttttcttgctgcattctgcatagcagcagctgctgtctggGCAGTGTTTCGAAATGAAGATAG GTGGGCTTGGATTTTGCAAGATATTTTGGGAGTTGCTTTCTGCCTAAACTTTatcaaaacactgaaaatgccCAACTTCAAG TCCTGTGTGATACTTCTTGGCCTTCTCCTTCTTTACGATGTGTTTTTTGTCTTCATAACACCATTTATCACAAAG AATGGGGCAAGTATAATGGTTGAAGTTGCAGCTGGTCCCTTTGGAAACAGTGAAAAG TTACCTGTGGTTATTAGAGTGCCTAGACTTGAATACTCTGCATCGACACTCTGTGACATGCCATTTTCATTGTTGGGTTTTGGAGACATTATTGTCCCAG gGCTTCTGGTTGCTTATTGCCGAAGATTTGATGTTCAAACAAGTTCATCTTCTGTATACTACATTTCCTGTACAATAG CTTATGCCTTTGGTATGGTGTTGACTTTCATTGTTTTGGCATTAATGAAGATGGGACAACCTGCCCTTCTCTATCTTGTACCATGTACACTCATTACTAGCTCACTGGTTGCTTGGAGGCGCAAAGAGATGAAGAAATTCTGGAAAGGAAACAGTTACCAG GTATCGGACTCCTCCAGGACGCCTTTGCTACAAG ATGATGGAACACCTGGATTACACAGGACA